The Peromyscus eremicus chromosome 8b, PerEre_H2_v1, whole genome shotgun sequence genome contains a region encoding:
- the LOC131918384 gene encoding retinoic acid early-inducible protein 1-alpha-like: MNGRQRLCIHLLCLQEFENKKCCELTQLDEEGMREKQECNCLLKKDLTGGLQVLACGEKLKPTATPTAAPDVDKASSMAIKPNISVLLIIHPYSVLLWFRGRILDNEDTHSLSCNVTVRVRPTSGQPRYEGLCSLDGEPFLQYDNVNKATPLGDLGKAVHDTQVWTDLIQRLEYLGQELRKMLADTKQETTDPSGHDTLQASMDSKYKQGHIIGASWRFNISGKYFFILNTMNMSRTPISPEARGIMNDEQFIKDLKVISTADSSHWLKELLKHQKEKPDRNQQQPMNCSINCYKPQRKERLMEPNGGGPFL, encoded by the exons CTGGATGAAGAAGGTATGAGAGAAAAACAGGAATGTAACTGCTTACTTAAAAAGGACCTCACAGGGGGACTGCAGGTCCTGGCTTGTGGAGAAAAGCTGAAGCCTACAG CCACACCAACTGCTGCTCCAGATGTGGACAAGGCTTCATCCATGGCCATCAAGCCCAACATCTCTGTCCTGCTGATAATCCACCCCTACTCTGTTCTTCTGTGGTTTCGGGGGAGAATCCTTGATAATGAAG ATACACACTCTCTTAGTTGCAACGTCACTGTCAGAGTTCGTCCCACATCTGGACAGCCCAGGTATGAAGGACTGTGCTCACTGGATGGAGAACCTTTCCTTCAGTATGATAAtgtcaacaaagccacacctttgGGTGACCTGGGAAAGGCGGTACATGACACTCAAGTATGGACAGATTTGATCCAAAGGCTGGAATACTTGGGGCAAGAGCTCAGGAAGATGCTGGCTGACACCAAACAAGAGACGACTGACCCCAGTG GTCACGACACTTTACAGGCCAGCATGGATTCTAAGTACAAACAAGGACACATCATTGGTGCCTCCTGGCGATTTAACATCAGTGGAAAGTACTTCTTCATCCTGAACACAATGAATATGAGCCGGACACCAATTAGTCCTGAAGCCAGAGGTATCATGAATGATGAGCAATTCATAAAAGATCTCAAGGTAATCTCCACAGCAGACTCCAGTCACTGGCTCAAGGAACTCTTAAAGCACCAGAAGGAAAAGCCAG ACAGAAATCAGCAGCAGCCCATGAACTGTTCCATCAACTGCTACAAGCCACAGAGGAAAGAGAGGCTCATGGAGCCAAATGGTGGTGGTCcttttctataa